From one Thermoleophilaceae bacterium genomic stretch:
- a CDS encoding CBS domain-containing protein — MRISEVMTESVVTADCSATLREVGELMRDRNVGSVVICETGYPAGLITDRDVALDVAADGVSIDEQVREFATRPLITCESQMDIEEAVALMVQHGVRRLPVMNGDHLVGIVTLDDLAVRAGDLHLVQQMTADVAKAALPQFFFHQRGG; from the coding sequence GTGCGAATCAGCGAGGTGATGACCGAATCGGTCGTGACCGCCGACTGCTCGGCCACGCTGCGCGAGGTGGGGGAGCTCATGCGGGACCGCAACGTTGGATCCGTGGTGATCTGCGAGACCGGCTACCCGGCCGGCCTGATCACGGATCGCGACGTCGCGCTCGACGTTGCCGCCGATGGTGTGAGCATCGATGAGCAGGTCCGCGAATTCGCCACACGCCCGCTCATCACCTGCGAGAGCCAGATGGACATCGAGGAGGCGGTGGCGCTGATGGTCCAGCACGGAGTGAGGCGCCTGCCGGTTATGAACGGCGACCACCTCGTGGGCATCGTCACGCTTGACGACCTGGCGGTGCGCGCCGGGGACCTTCATCTCGTCCAGCAGATGACCGCGGACGTGGCGAAGGCCGCCCTCCCGCAGTTCTTCTTCCACCAGCGAGGCGGCTGA
- a CDS encoding DUF4386 family protein, which translates to MTVTPEERNEPTLPAGDGQLEWEARLGSRIGIAALAGALFVVASFLVQLPLLRDKTKNEAGYLLSVHKHATAYVVSGLLQMVAFFVVAAVLWYLYRATKHRRPQTPVAGLIFGVVGPVLFGIASAIGPFIIRHFAAEFAAGVNHTNQHAKDLVKGGSAEVLNIITPIAALSLVFGMVMSNVNAIRTGLLGTFAGVIGVIAGVLYLLPLGPPQLLLFFWLLSVALILLNRWPGGRGPAWESGEAIKWPTAADRRGVAAASANGASADAAPAEDQEAAASPSPRTSRKRKRKQGRKH; encoded by the coding sequence ATGACGGTAACGCCAGAGGAGCGCAACGAGCCCACCCTGCCGGCCGGCGACGGCCAGCTCGAGTGGGAGGCGAGGCTGGGCTCGCGCATCGGGATCGCGGCGCTTGCCGGGGCGCTGTTCGTGGTGGCGAGCTTCCTCGTTCAGCTGCCGCTGCTCAGGGACAAGACGAAGAACGAGGCTGGCTACCTGCTGTCGGTGCACAAGCACGCTACGGCCTACGTGGTGAGCGGCCTGCTGCAGATGGTCGCGTTCTTCGTGGTGGCCGCCGTGCTCTGGTACCTCTACCGCGCGACCAAGCACCGCCGGCCCCAGACACCGGTCGCGGGACTGATCTTCGGCGTGGTGGGGCCCGTCCTGTTCGGGATCGCGAGCGCTATCGGCCCGTTCATCATCAGGCACTTCGCAGCCGAGTTCGCCGCCGGCGTGAACCACACGAACCAGCACGCGAAGGACCTCGTGAAGGGTGGCTCCGCGGAGGTGCTGAACATCATCACGCCGATCGCGGCACTGTCGCTCGTGTTCGGCATGGTGATGAGCAACGTGAACGCCATCCGCACCGGCCTGCTGGGCACGTTCGCCGGCGTGATCGGCGTGATCGCCGGGGTGCTCTACCTCCTGCCGCTCGGGCCGCCGCAGCTCTTGCTCTTCTTCTGGCTGCTGTCGGTGGCCCTCATCCTGCTGAACCGCTGGCCGGGCGGCCGCGGGCCGGCATGGGAGTCGGGCGAGGCGATCAAGTGGCCCACCGCCGCGGACCGCCGCGGAGTGGCTGCCGCCTCGGCCAACGGCGCCAGTGCGGACGCAGCGCCAGCCGAGGATCAGGAGGCGGCGGCTTCACCGAGCCCCCGCACCTCACGCAAGCGCAAGCGCAAGCAAGGCCGCAAGCACTGA
- a CDS encoding cupin domain-containing protein — MGIRVVRPDEFEWITRPHEPDEPARHVAELSDVAGFADVRGNVWRYEPGAKGRRHRHPVQQEIFVVLRGALTMYVGDPPEPQEVPTGGVITVDPGTALQIVNHGDEELLVYAHGYPPESEHAEILESAI; from the coding sequence GTGGGCATTCGCGTAGTCCGCCCCGACGAGTTCGAGTGGATCACGCGGCCGCATGAGCCGGATGAGCCGGCGCGGCACGTGGCCGAGCTGAGCGACGTCGCCGGGTTCGCGGACGTGCGCGGGAACGTGTGGCGCTACGAGCCCGGCGCGAAGGGGCGCCGCCATCGGCACCCTGTACAGCAGGAGATCTTCGTGGTGTTGCGCGGCGCGCTCACGATGTACGTCGGAGATCCGCCTGAGCCGCAGGAGGTACCCACCGGCGGCGTGATCACGGTCGACCCCGGCACGGCATTGCAGATCGTGAACCACGGCGACGAGGAGCTACTCGTCTACGCCCACGGCTATCCGCCGGAGTCGGAGCACGCGGAGATACTCGAGTCCGCGATCTGA